The following are encoded in a window of Candidatus Bathyarchaeota archaeon genomic DNA:
- a CDS encoding AAA family ATPase codes for MPAEIIADPEVLEEDYIPQSVPCRDVQRAELVDCLSPFKKRIKPCDCLCHGQSGTGKTTLVKYVLEQIEENTIARAFYVNCWENRTLSTVLDKLLEQADLIVSEVGYTAKVARLKERIGGKVCIIALDEVDKIGRKELDDILYILKDLGKVGIVCISNTRRYVLTLDPRIMSRLNLRSINFPKYSDAELLAILKYRVEDCRALYPKTCSEELLKKIADLAAGDARIAIQTLRGAACNAERANKSRITYEDVGRGFEEVKEIKKKYDLEALTPHHRLILTILKEHGEISSTEFHGLYKKEADKQGLKAKSQRSFNKYIADLIKLNRIEVDRAKMRGNVRLFRCV; via the coding sequence ATGCCAGCCGAGATTATTGCCGATCCAGAAGTTTTGGAAGAGGATTACATTCCACAGAGTGTTCCATGCAGAGATGTGCAGAGGGCGGAACTTGTTGATTGCTTATCGCCTTTCAAGAAGAGAATTAAACCCTGTGACTGTTTGTGTCATGGGCAATCTGGAACTGGTAAAACTACTCTTGTAAAGTATGTGCTTGAGCAAATTGAGGAGAATACAATTGCACGAGCATTCTATGTGAATTGCTGGGAGAACAGGACACTGAGCACGGTACTTGACAAGCTACTTGAGCAAGCTGATCTTATAGTGTCAGAGGTTGGCTATACCGCAAAAGTGGCAAGGTTAAAAGAGAGAATTGGAGGAAAGGTTTGTATTATTGCTCTTGACGAAGTGGATAAGATTGGTAGGAAAGAGCTGGATGATATTCTTTATATTCTGAAAGATCTCGGCAAAGTTGGCATTGTGTGCATTTCCAATACGAGACGATATGTGCTTACTCTTGATCCCAGAATAATGTCAAGACTAAACTTAAGGTCAATCAACTTTCCTAAATACTCGGATGCTGAATTGCTGGCTATCCTTAAGTATAGAGTTGAGGATTGTCGTGCTCTTTACCCCAAAACTTGCTCCGAGGAATTATTGAAGAAAATAGCTGATTTGGCAGCTGGAGATGCGAGGATAGCAATACAGACTCTAAGAGGCGCAGCATGCAATGCTGAACGCGCAAACAAATCCAGGATTACATATGAAGATGTGGGCAGAGGGTTTGAAGAAGTTAAAGAGATTAAGAAGAAATATGATCTTGAAGCGTTGACCCCGCACCATAGGCTAATTCTGACTATTCTGAAGGAGCATGGAGAAATATCTTCAACTGAATTTCACGGTCTCTACAAAAAAGAGGCAGATAAGCAAGGGTTGAAGGCCAAGTCGCAGAGGAGCTTCAACAAGTATATTGCTGATCTGATTAAGTTGAATCGTATTGAAGTTGATAGGGCTAAAATGCGAGGTAATGTAAGATTATTTCGCTGTGTTTGA